From one Sphingomonas sp. BT-65 genomic stretch:
- the rpe gene encoding ribulose-phosphate 3-epimerase yields the protein MTSVRIAPSILSADFAKLGEEVRAIDEAGADWIHIDVMDGHFVPNLTIGPAVIKALRPHSAKPFDVHLMIAPVDPMLQAFADAGADCLSVHPESGPHLHRTIQTIKGLGKRAGVVLNPATPIDAVDHVMDMIDLILVMSVNPGFGGQKFIESQLAKISALRAKIDTSGRHIDLEVDGGVDQGNAARVIAAGADALVAGTAAFKGGPSAYADNIRALRAG from the coding sequence ATGACTTCCGTCCGCATCGCCCCCTCGATCCTCTCCGCCGACTTCGCCAAATTGGGGGAGGAAGTGCGCGCGATCGACGAGGCGGGGGCGGACTGGATCCATATCGACGTGATGGACGGCCATTTCGTGCCCAACCTCACCATCGGCCCGGCGGTGATCAAGGCGCTGCGCCCGCACAGCGCCAAGCCGTTCGACGTCCACCTGATGATCGCGCCGGTCGATCCGATGCTCCAGGCGTTCGCCGATGCCGGCGCCGATTGCCTCTCGGTCCATCCCGAGAGCGGTCCGCATCTCCACCGCACGATCCAGACGATCAAGGGCCTCGGCAAGCGCGCCGGCGTGGTGCTCAATCCGGCGACGCCGATCGACGCGGTCGATCACGTCATGGACATGATCGACCTGATCCTGGTGATGAGCGTCAACCCAGGCTTCGGCGGCCAGAAATTCATCGAGAGCCAACTTGCGAAGATTTCGGCATTGCGTGCGAAGATCGACACCAGCGGCCGCCACATCGATCTCGAGGTCGATGGCGGAGTCGATCAGGGCAATGCGGCGCGCGTCATCGCCGCGGGCGCCGACGCGCTGGTCGCCGGCACTGCGGCGTTCAAGGGCGGCCCGTCCGCCTATGCTGATAATATCCGGGCGTTGCGCGCGGGGTGA
- a CDS encoding RsmB/NOP family class I SAM-dependent RNA methyltransferase: MARPPSDPPGVPARRAALRLLDAVLRRGLAIEQALDASTAGLPPPDRGLAHAITAEVLRWLADLDALIDSATRQRLPDDAKARFALRIALAQSLRLGTPPHAAISTVLPLVDGGPRKLVHGVFGTLNRSGAALPEYPSFPAQVHARIAGNWGERVAQATAAAIAAPPLLDLTLRSDVTELGGESLLPNHRRITGDTSVPELPGYAEGHWWVQDLAASLPARLIGGGTGRVLDLCAAPGGKTLQLAASGWEVTAVDISESRLARLSENLARTGLSANIVTADLLTWEPGFEADAVLLDAPCSATGIFRRHPDVLHRVRPRVIAEMAELQAQLLPRAARWVRPGGLLVYATCSLEPEEGERQIERFLAEHPEFAIDRVLADELPEGLVAHARGWLRTLPGMLAEQGGLDGFFMVRLMRVAGDSGDVKGPI; encoded by the coding sequence TTGGCGCGTCCGCCTTCCGATCCGCCCGGCGTCCCCGCACGCCGGGCTGCGCTGCGTCTGCTCGATGCGGTGCTGCGCCGCGGTCTCGCGATCGAGCAGGCGCTCGATGCGTCCACTGCGGGGCTGCCGCCACCTGACCGTGGCTTGGCCCATGCCATTACCGCCGAGGTGCTGCGCTGGCTCGCCGATCTCGACGCGCTGATCGACAGCGCGACCCGCCAACGCCTGCCCGACGATGCCAAGGCCCGCTTCGCCCTGCGCATCGCGCTCGCCCAGTCGCTCCGCCTCGGTACCCCGCCCCATGCTGCGATCTCGACCGTGCTGCCGTTGGTCGACGGGGGGCCGCGCAAGCTGGTCCATGGCGTGTTCGGCACGCTGAACCGCAGCGGGGCCGCGTTGCCGGAGTATCCGTCGTTCCCCGCCCAGGTCCATGCCCGCATCGCAGGCAACTGGGGCGAGCGGGTCGCGCAAGCCACGGCCGCCGCCATCGCCGCGCCGCCGCTGCTCGATCTCACGCTGCGAAGCGATGTGACGGAGCTCGGCGGCGAAAGCCTGCTTCCCAATCATCGCCGCATTACTGGCGACACGTCGGTCCCCGAGCTACCCGGCTATGCCGAGGGCCATTGGTGGGTGCAGGATCTCGCCGCCTCGCTGCCCGCACGCCTGATCGGCGGCGGTACCGGCCGCGTGCTCGACCTCTGCGCCGCGCCGGGCGGCAAGACGCTCCAGCTCGCCGCCTCCGGCTGGGAGGTTACCGCGGTCGACATCTCGGAAAGTCGTCTGGCGCGACTTTCCGAGAATCTGGCCCGCACCGGTCTCTCGGCCAACATCGTCACCGCCGATCTCCTGACCTGGGAGCCGGGCTTCGAGGCCGACGCGGTCTTGCTCGACGCGCCGTGCAGCGCCACCGGCATCTTCCGCCGCCATCCCGACGTGCTCCACCGCGTGCGCCCGCGTGTGATCGCCGAGATGGCCGAGCTTCAGGCGCAGCTGCTTCCCCGCGCCGCGCGCTGGGTGCGCCCCGGCGGACTGCTGGTCTACGCCACCTGCTCGCTCGAGCCCGAGGAGGGCGAGCGCCAGATCGAGCGATTCCTTGCCGAGCATCCGGAATTCGCGATCGACCGCGTCCTCGCCGACGAGCTGCCCGAGGGCCTCGTCGCGCACGCGCGCGGCTGGCTGCGCACGCTTCCCGGCATGCTCGCGGAACAAGGCGGCCTCGACGGCTTTTTCATGGTGCGCCTCATGCGTGTTGCGGGCGATTCGGGAGATGTTAAAGGACCGATATGA